The Schistocerca gregaria isolate iqSchGreg1 chromosome 1, iqSchGreg1.2, whole genome shotgun sequence genome includes a window with the following:
- the LOC126345646 gene encoding uncharacterized protein LOC126345646 produces MEEVDEAEKEASEVLHSLLSVERIEKQPPTTEDGNQVIIISASDSTSSVQTETSSPQNQNNQITGGIVQWHTPVTGQQAVFASIVDNNQQFGSNVNSEQVLWQTDGIQLWQGSHQTTAICIPNVETSNVAEQETFTSAPSERPEAALKVKKKMTLMKTADSRTNTKSKTPQKSKQKVRDSSDMDPTQLEENAQQVKERFEKGCECQEENCFKGLSPEYVYRHRLNIAELTKGEHDMYLMGVTMAVLTNPEETVRHKERQRLRAQYAFQGRRVCLAAFLYLENCTHYQLKRIRKHVMVHGVSPRVHGNCGKKPHNTFPLDSYRHATSFLQRFIEKHTQSSATTVNGSSPGSGMKSKSKPVGKTTPLYLPSEITRKTIHNAYCQYCENYDPSIKVMGYSTFRHFMKEQFPHVKFCKTESSCNRTAVNNQTQKCNGSNSVQVVDTLPQQCIKLPSESLTAQVPENCQETQATSILRHGQLTAIPIIFSQPASQSETTLPANVSQEQAFIVKPILHASLDGTPVSINSSGTFTSYQLAPAHPTYTTHPHNSQTIAVASIDGNTQDTFAFTTL; encoded by the coding sequence GTGATCATTATTTCGGCGAGTGACTCTACATCTTCTGTGCAGACTGAAACATCATCTCCTCAAAACCAAAACAACCAAATTACTGGTGGAATAGTTCAGTGGCATACACCAGTGACTGGACAACAAGCTGTCTTTGCAAGTATTGTGGATAACAACCAACAGTTTGGTAGCAACGTAAATAGTGAACAAGTGCTGTGGCAGACAGATGGTATACAGTTGTGGCAAGGTTCCCACCAAACAACAGCAATTTGTATACCTAATGTTGAAACATCAAATGTGGCAGAACAAGAAACTTTTACCAGTGCACCCTCAGAAAGGCCTGAGGCAGcactaaaagtaaagaaaaaaatgacgttaATGAAGACAGCAGATTCAAGGACAAATACTAAGTCAAAAACACCTCAGAAATCTAAACAAAAAGTGAGAGACTCAAGTGATATGGACCCAACTCAGTTGGAAGAAAATGCACAACAAGTGAAAGAAAGATTTGAGAAAGGCTGTGAGTGCCAAGAAGAAAACTGTTTCAAAGGACTTAGTCCTGAGTATGTATATCGACACAGGCTGAATATAGCAGAGCTAACCAAAGGTGAACATGACATGTACCTTATGGGTGTTACAATGGCTGTGCTTACTAATCCGGAAGAAACTGTTAGACACAAAGAGAGACAACGATTGCGTGCCCAGTATGCATTTCAGGGCCGCCGAGTTTGCTTGGCCGCTTTCTTATATCTGGAAAACTGTACTCATTACCAGTTGAAGAGAATCCGGAAACACGTTATGGTACATGGTGTATCACCACGTGTTCATGGAAACTGTGGAAAGAAGCCTCACAACACGTTTCCTCTGGACAGTTACCGTCATGCGACATCTTTCCTTCAACGTTTTATTGAGAAACACACTCAAAGCTCAGCAACCACTGTTAATGGGTCATCGCCAGGTTCCGGGATGAAGAGTAAGTCAAAGCCTGTAGGGAAAACAACTCCTTTATACTTGCCCTCAGAAATTACAAGAAAGACTATTCATAATGCATATTGTCAATATTGTGAAAATTATGATCCATCAATAAAAGTAATGGGTTATTCTACATTTAGGCATTTTATGAAGGAACAGTTTCCACATGTGAAATTTTGCAAAACTGAAAGCAGTTGTAACAGAACAGCAGTAAACAATCAGACACAGAAATGTAATGGAAGCAACTCTGTTCAGGTTGTGGATACACTTCCACAGCAATGTATAAAATTGCCAAGTGAGTCTCTTACTGCGCAGGTGCCTGAAAATTGTCAAGAAACGCAAGCTACATCTATACTTCGTCATGGCCAGTTAACTGCTATTCCCATCATATTCTCACAACCTGCTTCTCAGTCAGAAACAACCCTCCCTGCAAATGTTTCTCAAGAGCAAGCTTTTATTGTAAAACCTATTTTACATGCATCTCTAGATGGAACACCAGTGTCAATAAACAGTTCTGGGACATTTACATCGTATCAGCTAGCTCCAGCACATCCAACATACACGACTCACCCACACAATTCTCAGACAATAGCTGTAGCCTCAATAGATGGTAATACACAGGACACATTTGCATTTActacattataa